Genomic segment of Streptomyces zhihengii:
CGGGCCAGGGCGTCGTACGGGAGTGGGGCGAGCGGATCCTGGCCTCGGGCACGGACCTGCTGGTCGCCTCCACCGGAGCGCTGACCGACGACGGGCTGGCGAAGCGCCTGCTCGCCGCGGGCCCCGGCCGGGTGTACTTCACCGGCGGCGCCGTCGGCGGACTCGACCTGCTCCAGGCGGCCCGCTCGCTGGGCCCGCTGGACGAGGTCAGGCTCACCACCACCAAGCTGCCCGCCACCCTCGAACAGCCGTGGATGGACGAGGAGTTGCTGGCCCGCATGCGGACGGCGACGGGCCCGGTCGAGGTCATGGCGGGCACCGCCCGCGACGTGCCGGTGAAGTTCCCCAAGTCGACGAACGTGGCCGCCTCGGTCGCGCTGGCCGTCGGCGACCTGGACACTGTGCGGGTCCAGGTCGTCGCCGACCCGGCGGCGGAGCGCACCCGGCATGTCGTGGAGGCGTCCGGGCCGCACGGCGCGTACCGCTTCGAGGTCGCGCATCTGCCGGACCCGGGCAACCCCGCGACGAGTCAGGTCGTGCCCCACGCGGTGCTGCGCTCGCTGGGGGCGCTCGCCGGGCGGACGGGTCAGATCCTGTGACCGCCGCCGTCCATCTCACGGAGGCGGGTGAAGCGGGTCCGCTGCTGCTGTGCCTGCACGGCATCGGCTCCTCGTCCGCGGCCTTCGTGCCCCAGCTCGCCGAACTCTCCGCGTACGTCCGCGTCGTCGCCTGGGACGCACCCGGCTACGCCGCGTCGCCGGACCCGGACGGACCGCTGACGCTGGACGACTACGCGGACACCGCGGCCGCACTGATCCGGGCCCGCGGCGGCCGTGCCCACGTCCTCGGCGTCTCCTGGGGCGGGGTGATCGCGCTGCGGCTCGCCACCCGCCACCCGGAGCTCGTCGACTCGCTGATCGTGGCCGACTCCAGCCCCGGTTCGGGCACGGACGAGGCCAAGGCCGCGGCGATGCGGGCGCGGGCGGCCGAACTGGCCGAGCGCGGGCCGCGCGCCTTCGCCGAGGCCCGCGGGCCGCGCCTGGTGTCGCCGGGCGCGCCCGAGGAACTGGTGCGCCGGGTCGTCGACACCATGGCGGCAGCCGTCCGGCTGCCCGGCTACGCCCACGCGGCCGAGTCCATGGCCGGCGCGGACCTGCGCGCCGAACTGCCCTCCGTGACCGCTCCCCTGCTCGTGCTCTGCGGGGAGCAGGACACGGTCACCGGCGTCGACGCGAGCCAGGCGCTCGCGGGCGCCGTCCACAAGTCCGCCTTCGTGATCGTCAAGGACGCCGGTCACCTGGCCAACCAGGAGCAGCCGGGGCGCTTCAACGCCTGGGTGCTCGCCCATCTGCGGATCACCGCCGGTGTCCCCGACACCGCGGCCGCCACCGAACAGGAGCTGTCCTCATGCCTCTGACCACCACCGCGTACGACAACGGCGGCGACCTCTCCGCGTACACCGACTCCCTCATCGCGACCAAGGACTCCCGGGTCGCGGACTTCGGCACCCTCTCCTTCCAGGAGAAGGCGGGCCCGCAGTACCGCCGCGGCCAGATCCGCTACGTCGGCTCCGGCGCCACCGGCAACCACGAGAACGACAACCGCATCCTGCCGTCGGGCGGCTTCACCTTCTCCAACATGCTGCTGCCGCCCGGCGCCGAGGGCCCGGCCCACACCCACCACGACGTGGAGGAGGCGTTCTTCGTCCTGGAGGGCGAGGTCAAGGTCGGCATCCACCGCGGCCCCGACGAGGCCGAGTACCGCACCCTCGGCTACCGCGACATGATCGTCGTCCCGGCCGGGGTGACCCGTTCGCTGAAGAACGAGGGCGACACCGACGCCCTGTTCTGCGTCGTCATCGGCACGCAGAAGCCGCAGGTCCCGACCTACCCCGAGTACTCGCCGATGCACGGCGTCACCCGTGACTGACACCGCGGCCGGCGGTGCCCGCACCGTCGTCGTCACCGGGGCGGGCCGTGGCCTGGGACTGGCCATGGCCCGCCGGGCCGGCGCGGACGGCTTCCGGGTCGTCGTCGCCGAACTCGACCCCGAGCGGGGCGAGCGGGCGGCGGCGGAGCTCCGCGCCGAGGGGACGAAGGCCCGCTTCGTGCACTGCGACGTGGCCGACCCCGCCTCGGTGGACGCCCTCGCCGAGGCCGTCGCCGGGTGGGGCCCGCTGTACGGGCTGGTCAACAACGCGGCGCTCGCCAACGGCGTGGGCGGCAGGGAGTTCCAGGACATCGACGTCGCGGTGTGGGACCGGCTGATGACGGTCAACGCCCGCGGCCCCTGGCTGGTGGCCAAGGCGCTGTACCCGTACCTCGCCTCCCCCGGCCGGATCGTCAACATCGCGTCGGACGCCGCGCTGTACGGCTCCCCGCGCCTCGCCCACTACATCGCGTCCAAAGGCGCGGTCATCGCGCTCACCCG
This window contains:
- a CDS encoding aspartate dehydrogenase domain-containing protein → MSTARKVGVVGWGAIGRVVGTALAEGRVPGAELVCIVDNRPLGEAAPARQVPFEEALELCDLIVEAAGQGVVREWGERILASGTDLLVASTGALTDDGLAKRLLAAGPGRVYFTGGAVGGLDLLQAARSLGPLDEVRLTTTKLPATLEQPWMDEELLARMRTATGPVEVMAGTARDVPVKFPKSTNVAASVALAVGDLDTVRVQVVADPAAERTRHVVEASGPHGAYRFEVAHLPDPGNPATSQVVPHAVLRSLGALAGRTGQIL
- a CDS encoding alpha/beta fold hydrolase encodes the protein MTAAVHLTEAGEAGPLLLCLHGIGSSSAAFVPQLAELSAYVRVVAWDAPGYAASPDPDGPLTLDDYADTAAALIRARGGRAHVLGVSWGGVIALRLATRHPELVDSLIVADSSPGSGTDEAKAAAMRARAAELAERGPRAFAEARGPRLVSPGAPEELVRRVVDTMAAAVRLPGYAHAAESMAGADLRAELPSVTAPLLVLCGEQDTVTGVDASQALAGAVHKSAFVIVKDAGHLANQEQPGRFNAWVLAHLRITAGVPDTAAATEQELSSCL
- a CDS encoding cupin domain-containing protein, whose translation is MPLTTTAYDNGGDLSAYTDSLIATKDSRVADFGTLSFQEKAGPQYRRGQIRYVGSGATGNHENDNRILPSGGFTFSNMLLPPGAEGPAHTHHDVEEAFFVLEGEVKVGIHRGPDEAEYRTLGYRDMIVVPAGVTRSLKNEGDTDALFCVVIGTQKPQVPTYPEYSPMHGVTRD
- a CDS encoding SDR family oxidoreductase — its product is MTDTAAGGARTVVVTGAGRGLGLAMARRAGADGFRVVVAELDPERGERAAAELRAEGTKARFVHCDVADPASVDALAEAVAGWGPLYGLVNNAALANGVGGREFQDIDVAVWDRLMTVNARGPWLVAKALYPYLASPGRIVNIASDAALYGSPRLAHYIASKGAVIALTRAMARELGDRGVTVNAVAPGLTECEATETVPAERHDLYRLNRAVSRAQRPDDLIGIVSFLLGEESRYLTGQVIAVNGGFTMN